From one Triticum aestivum cultivar Chinese Spring chromosome 4B, IWGSC CS RefSeq v2.1, whole genome shotgun sequence genomic stretch:
- the LOC123093832 gene encoding 26S proteasome non-ATPase regulatory subunit 11 homolog, with protein sequence MSSAMESSYLPATTESIEKAQEAKDASESISILYRLIQDPSSSADALRTKELAITNLTNYLTKENRAEDLRNLLTQLRPFFSLIPKAKTAKIVRGIIDAVAKIPGTSDLQISLCKEMVEWTRAEKRTFLRQRVEARLAALLLENQEYTEALTLLTGLIKEVRRLDDKLLLVDIDLLESKLHFSLRNLPKAKASLTAARTAANAIYVPPAQQGTIDLQSGILHAEEKDYKTAYSYFFEAFEAFNALDDPRAISSLKYMLLCKIMVNQADDVAGIISSKASLKYVGSDVDAMKAVADAYSKRSLKYFETALRDFKAQLEEDPIVHRHLSSLYDTLLEQNLCRLIEPYSRVEIEHVAQMIELPVDHVEKKLSQMILDKKFAGTLDQGAGCLIIFEEQKTEAIFPATLETISNVGKVVDSLYMRSAKIMA encoded by the coding sequence ATGTCTTCTGCAATGGAGTCATCGTACCTTCCTGCCACTACTGAGTCAATTGAAAAAGCTCAGGAGGCTAAGGATGCTTCAGAGTCAATTTCAATCCTTTACCGTCTGATCCAAGACCCGTCTTCATCTGCAGATGCACTGAGAACAAAAGAGCTTGCGATTACCAACCTTACAAACTACCTCACTAAAGAGAACCGTGCCGAGGATCTGCGAAATCTCTTGACCCAGCTGAGGCCGTTTTTCTCACTGATTCCCAAGGCCAAGACTGCAAAAATTGTCCGTGGAATCATTGATGCTGTCGCCAAGATTCCTGGAACATCTGATCTTCAGATCTCGCTCTGCAAGGAGATGGTGGAATGGACGCGTGCAGAGAAACGTACATTCCTCAGGCAGCGTGTGGAGGCAAGGTTAGCGGCCCTTCTTCTGGAGAATCAAGAGTACACTGAAGCCCTGACCCTCCTTACTGGACTTATCAAGGAAGTCAGGAGACTTGATGACAAGTTGCTCCTTGTGGACATTGACCTTTTGGAAAGCAAACTCCACTTCTCTCTGAGAAATCTGCCTAAGGCCAAAGCTTCACTGACCGCCGCAAGAACAGCGGCGAATGCCATTtatgttccaccagctcagcaggGCACTATTGATCTGCAGAGTGGAATCCTTCATGCGGAAGAGAAGGACTACAAAACTGCTTACAGCTACTTCTTTGAAGCATTCGAGGCCTTCAATGCACTGGACGACCCAAGAGCTATATCCAGCTTGAAGTACATGCTCTTGTGCAAGATAATGGTCAACCAGGCTGACGATGTTGCTGGAATAATCTCATCTAAGGCTAGCCTGAAGTATGTGGGTTCTGATGTTGATGCTATGAAAGCTGTGGCTGATGCCTACTCTAAAAGATCTCTCAAGTACTTTGAAACCGCCCTTCGTGATTTCAAAGCCCAGCTGGAGGAGGACCCTATTGTCCACAGGCATCTTTCATCTCTGTATGATACCCTTCTGGAGCAGAACCTCTGCAGGTTGATTGAGCCCTACTCGAGGGTGGAGATTGAGCATGTCGCGCAGATGATTGAATTGCCAGTTGACCATGTCGAGAAGAAGCTGTCACAGATGATCCTTGACAAGAAATTTGCTGGTACTCTGGATCAAGGTGCTGGTTGCCTCATTATCTTTGAGGAGCAGAAAACTGAGGCCATCTTCCCTGCCACACTCGAAACTATTTCAAACGTTGGGAAGGTTGTGGACAGTCTTTACATGAGGTCCGCAAAGATCATGGCTTGA